From Camelus dromedarius isolate mCamDro1 chromosome 12, mCamDro1.pat, whole genome shotgun sequence, the proteins below share one genomic window:
- the LOC105101242 gene encoding olfactory receptor 5P55 → MDGWSLLNHRVQVDLIWCLCSGTCPTVENCTPVTRFLLLGLTEQARLKGILFVPFLFVYLVTLTGNLAMITLIHTDPQLHTPMYFFLNVLSFIDSSFSTVNTPRLLESFLTSGQSIFFAGCVVQMALMTLNGTAKCLLLATMAYDRFAAICHPLLYHTIMSQSLCVQLVAATYTASAAISALLTGYIFKLPYCGPNIINHYFCDLPTVLQLACADTAEVEFIIFSSSATIILFTITIILVSYAYMLVTICRMHSLKAQSKALSTCASHLTVICLFYGTITFTYTQPRSPSSMEQNKVVSVFYTVVIPMLDPLIYSLRNKDVKAALKRR, encoded by the exons ATGGATGGATGGTCTCTGCTCAACCACAG GGTACAAGTAGATCTTATTTGGTGTCTCTGCAGTGGCACGTGCCCCACAGTGGAGAACTGCACCCCAGTCACCCGGTTCCTCCTGCTGGGGCTCACAGAGCAGGCAAGGCTCAAGGGCATCCTGTTTGTGCCCTTCCTGTTCGTCTACTTGGTCACCCTCACCGGCAACCTGGCCATGATCACTCTGATCCACACAGACCCACAGCTCCACAcgcccatgtacttcttcctgaATGTCCTCTCCTTCATAGACTCCTCCTTCTCCACGGTGAACACCCCCAGGCTGCTGGAGAGCTTCCTCACCTCAGGCCAGTCCATCTTCTTTGCAGGCTGTGTGGTCCAGATGGCCCTCATGACTCTGAACGGTACGGCCAAGTGTCTGCTCCTGGCCACCATGGCATATGACCGATTCGCTGCCATCTGCCACCCTCTCCTCTACCACACCATCATGTCCCAAAGTCTGTGTGTCCAGCTGGTGGCAGCCACCTATACGGCTTCTGCTGCCATTTCAGCTTTGCTGACTGGGTACATCTTCAAGCTGCCCTACTGTGGTCCCAACATCATTAACCACTACTTCTGTGACCTCCCCACTGTGCTTCAACTTGCCTGTGCAGACACTGCTGAGGTTGAATTCATCATCTTCTCATCTTCTGCCACGATTATCCTCTTTACCATCACCATTATCCTGGTCTCCTATGCCTACATGCTGGTGACTATCTGCAGGATGCATTCCCTTAAGGCTCAGAGCAAAGCGCTCTCCACCTGTGCCTCCCACCTCACCGTCATCTGTCTCTTCTATGGCACCATCACCTTCACGTATACTCAGCCACGCTCTCCCAGTTCCATGGAACAGAACAAGGTTGTGTCTGTCTTCTACACTGTGGTCATCCCCATGCTGGACCCTCTGATCTACAGCCTGAGGAATAAAGATGTGAAGGCTGCATTAAAGAGGAGATGA